In Nakamurella antarctica, the following are encoded in one genomic region:
- a CDS encoding ArsA-related P-loop ATPase — protein sequence MSHAADGKAPSLLGWPDNARQARLHIVSGKGGTGKTTVAAALALALASGGRRVLLIEVEERQAIAQLFDLPPLPYEERKVALAPGGGEVRALAIDVEAALMEYFALFYNLGFAGRTLKKMGAVEFATTLAPGLRDVLLTGKAKECVNRKTKDGNYVYDAVVMDAPPTGRIVSFLNVTVAMSDLARKGPIRNQADGVVNLLHSPDTMVHLVTLLQEMPVSETIEAIAQLGEVGLPVGTLIVNAAAGDYLPEHALAAAAQSGLDETDLAAGLKKAGLNPALATGLMAEAAEHAIKVMAEAECAEIVAAQGLPVMTLPYLTDGVDLGGVFDLTEKLTEQGVR from the coding sequence ATGGCAAAGCCCCCTCCCTGCTCGGTTGGCCCGACAATGCGAGGCAGGCCCGCCTGCATATCGTTTCGGGCAAAGGCGGCACCGGAAAAACTACCGTCGCCGCCGCACTTGCATTGGCGCTGGCGAGCGGTGGCCGGCGGGTGCTCCTGATCGAAGTCGAAGAACGGCAGGCGATCGCACAGCTCTTCGACTTACCCCCGTTGCCCTACGAAGAACGAAAAGTGGCGCTGGCCCCGGGTGGCGGCGAAGTCCGCGCTCTCGCCATCGATGTGGAAGCAGCTCTGATGGAGTACTTTGCGCTGTTTTACAACCTTGGCTTCGCCGGGCGCACACTGAAAAAGATGGGCGCCGTCGAGTTCGCCACCACGCTCGCTCCCGGCCTGCGTGACGTGCTGCTCACCGGCAAAGCCAAAGAATGTGTCAACCGCAAAACGAAAGACGGCAACTATGTCTACGACGCCGTCGTGATGGACGCGCCTCCCACTGGGCGCATTGTGTCCTTCCTCAACGTCACCGTCGCCATGTCCGACCTCGCGCGCAAGGGTCCTATTCGCAATCAAGCTGATGGGGTGGTGAACCTCTTACATTCTCCAGACACCATGGTGCATCTGGTGACATTGCTCCAGGAGATGCCGGTGAGCGAAACGATCGAAGCTATCGCGCAGTTGGGCGAGGTCGGCCTTCCTGTCGGGACGTTGATTGTGAACGCCGCAGCGGGCGATTACCTCCCCGAACACGCGCTCGCTGCCGCCGCCCAGAGCGGTCTGGACGAAACAGACCTTGCGGCGGGTTTGAAAAAAGCAGGCCTCAACCCGGCACTGGCTACTGGGCTCATGGCCGAAGCAGCAGAACACGCCATCAAGGTGATGGCGGAAGCAGAATGCGCGGAAATTGTTGCAGCCCAGGGTCTCCCAGTAATGACGTTGCCATACTTGACGGACGGCGTCGACCTCGGCGGCGTTTTTGATCTCACCGAAAAACTGACAG